The window ATAACGTTGGCGGGCAAGAGCTACAAATTGATCTTCGGTCATGGTTCGATACGGTTTATAATGAAAGGAGTCTAACTTCCTCAAAATACAACTTTTTACCACAAATGGGAAGTTTTGAAATGCACCCGACGCAAAACATATGTTGTGTGCTGTTTAATGTATTTTTGCTGCTAATAATATTTTGTATGGGTCAACTGGTTTTGGATAAAGATTATAATCAAACTTGAGTTGTGTAAAATGCAAATGTGTTGGTGAACGTTTTTTATAAGCATTTAAACCACTTCTTCCAACTGTTGCGATAGTCTGTCCTGGCGTTATTAATTGTCCACTTTTAACTAATATCTTATTGTTATGAGCATAATAAAAAAGGCTGTTTGTATATGGGTCAAATATCCAAACATATTTGCCACCTCTCAATTGGCTTGATGTGTCCCAATTATTCTCTATTGCTAATACAATACCGCCACTTAAAGATAAAACACTGACATACTTATTTGTTCTATCGTCTTTACAATCTTGATTATTATCTTGAATAAAAATGTCGTGTGCTGGATGCCCGCCGTGTTTGTTACCATCAAAATAATTATACCCACTTGCTATGTAACCGTTTACATTACCTCCACCAATGGCAGACAAATTATAACCCTTCAATGGGAAAATCCAAGTATCTTCTTTCCAATCCTTACCGCCTTGCTTGTAATATTCTGACTTTATTTTAGGAATTTGGTTTTGAATTTCTTTCAACGCTGACCCAAATCCTATTTTATTATCTCGTATTGCATTGTTTAATGTTTCAAATTTTTGGCATAGGGTAATACTTATTTTTGGGTTGGTTGCTTTGGTGGCTCTTTCATTATTTTCCTTCTTTTCTGTTTGTTCCTGTTTGTTGTTATTGCAAGACATAAAAAACAGGAATGCGAAAAATGTGATAACTTTATTCATAGCGTTGAATTAATTCAATGTTCCTTTTTTCGGTTTCAGTTAAGAAAGATGTGACATCATTGTATCTTGGTGTATACCAAGATTGCGATTCAAAATAAGCTTTCATATCAGCAGTTTTGAAAATGTAGCCATATCTTGCATAGATTTCATTCCGCATTATTTTCAGTTCATATTTATTTAGTTTTAGAATATCACTATTTGCCAAAACTCTCTCTGATGCTTCTTGGTATTTTCCTGAGCTGGTGCTTTGTGTATTTGATGTATTCCTTTCTTGATACGTTGGTTGAGTTGTCTGTGTTGATTCGATATTGTTTTTTGATTTTCCGAAGTCAAGGCTAATTACATATTTTATTGCGACAATTAATATAAGAAGTCCTACAACACGTCCTGCACCAATGAATACTGTTTTTTTATTTTTTCCTACCCACTCACCAATGTCAAAACTATTTGTCTGCGAAACGTTACTAACTGTCGCTTGTGGTTGAGTTATACTCTCTGCTGCCAGTGGAGAAGATGTTGTTGGCTGGGGTGCAACACTTACAACAATGTTGTGTGTTTTTTTCATTCGTAAGTAACTGATTAGTCCGCCAACACAAAGAGCTGTTAATGCTCCCCAATAAGGAAACTGAAAGTCAACATCAATTTGTCCTATTGCTTCTTTGTCAATCGCACTTTTAATTACAAACTGAAGAATGATTAACGAACCTGCTCCAATAGCACCAGCTCCTGTTCCTATAAGTGCTTCTCTTTTCTCTTTGATTAAGTAAGCACCAAGACCGATGATTGCAGCACCTAACGAAAGGATAGCCCACATACTTGCTGGAATTTCCGTCTCTCTACCTGTAAACATGTCGTTGTCTTTTAGCTCTGTCCCTGTAACGAGATTAATACCTGTCACAGAACCGATTTTTTGTCCGCCACATTTGAAGTCGCAAAATGTGAAAAAGAAAAAAATAATAGCAAGAGCAAATGAAGTAGGGATTAAAGGTCGTCTGCTCGCAATGTTGTCTGCCAATGGAACTTGAACGTTGATTGTCTGCTGTCCCGAAGCGTTGTTTGGATTTTCGTTTTCCATTTTTTTAAATTTAATTGATTAATGTTTAAAACTTTAAATGTGCGGTTAGATAAAAATAAAAAACATAGCGTTGGCCAGTGTGTGGTCAGTTTCTGTCCTTTTGTTCTGTAATTTCTATGTCTGTTTTCACCTGTCAAAAGGGTTTACTTTTCTTCTTGATTAATCGGTCGTTTTCTTGTTGCCGTGTTGTCTTTTACACTCGCAGGTAACATCTGTATTGCGGCAATATCCTTATTGTCTATAGGTAAGTTAACGGATCCAAGGGGCTTACAAACTTGGCGATAGTCCGCTGGGTGATATGGGTATTGAACTCGGTGGTCTTGGTGCTCTCATGACCCAAGAGGGCTTGTATATACCGCAGTTCCATACTTTGCGCTAACAAATGTGTTGCAAATGAGTGTCTTAATGTATGTACAGTAGTATAAGGATTTACACCAGATTTGTCAACGGCTTTCCTCAAAATCATTGGTACACTTCTTGCACTATAGGAGCCGTATTCTTGCCCTTCAAATGCCCAATATACAGGTTTATATGCTGCCATATATTCCCGTAAGGCAGTAGCCATTTTAATAGAAAGAATACGATATCGGTCTTTTTTCCTTTCCCGCCTTTGATAAACACTTTTGCTTGTAACCATAGGAGGTCGTCTTTTCTCATTTGGTCACACTTTTTAAGTCTTTGGAGAAGGGGATGCAAAAACAAAAATCATGATGTATTTTTGGGGTCTGAACCTATTCTATAATTCCTTATGCGTATTCAGAAGTTTGTAACCGGTCCGTTCCAAGAAAATACCTATGTAGTGGACGCAAACAACGAGGGCGTTCTGATAGACCCCGGTTGTGCCTCCAATACCGAAAGACGGCGGGTTTTGGACTATATAACCTCTCGTCGTCTCCAAATAAAACATATCTTGCTGACGCATGGTCATATTGATCACATCCTCGACCTGAAGTTTTTTTGCGATCATTTTGAGATGGGTTATCAGATGCATACCGAAGACTTACCGATGATTGTGGAGGCCGAACGCATAGCCAAGAAATATGAGCTGACGATAGACCCGCCCGATATGCCTACCGGATTCCTGACCGAACATAACACCATCACTTTTGGTTCAGCCCAGTGGGAGATTCGTCATACCCCAGGTCATTCCCCCGGCTCCATCTGCTTTTATGATGCGGCGAATGGCTTTGTCGTGGCCGGAGACGTGCTTTTTGCCCAATCCGTAGGCCGGACAGACCTTTGGAAAGGCGCTATGTCGGTCTTGGAGCAGAGCATCCGAACACAGCTTTACACGCTTCCTATCGAAACCGTGGTTTATTGCGGTCATGGCCGTGAAACCACCATCGGTGCAGAAATAAAGTCCAATCCTTTTGTACGAGGTGTGTCATAAACCAGCTTTTACGCTACGGATCAGGTGGATCAAAGCCGTGGCGGAGTGGAGTCCAGTTTTTCCCTTCGGTTCCGTATAGACTTCCTGAACCAGTAAACCATTATAGCCTGCACGGTGGAGTACGCCTAAGATTTCGGCAACGTTCAAGTGTCCCTTACCCAAGACCGCATCTTCCCAGCCCAAAGCGGTTGGTTTACCGTCCCGGAGGTGTACCACATCCACCCATTTTGCCAAATATTCGGCATTAGATACCACGTCTTCGTCCAACAAGAGCGCCGTTCGTGGATCCCAAGCTGCCCGAAGGTTTGGGTGTGCTACTTGCGTCAGAAAATCCACCAGTTGTTCCGCCCGCTCGAACAAACCGCCGGCCTCATTGATAACCGCCAATTTGATTTGGGCTTTGGCTGCTTTATCCGCTGCTTTCTGGAAAATACCTTTTGCTTTTTCCAAAGCCCTTACCCGATCCGAAGCAACCGCAGGTGCTGTAAATCCAGACACTTCGATGTGTGAACAATTCATTTTTTTGGCGAAGTTGATGGCCTCGTCCAATAAAAAAAGATCGTTCATCCAATTTTGGGTCTCAAATACAGCGCCTTCAAAGAGTCCCGGCAAAATGGCCATGACTGGCATCTCGGCATCGTCCAAGTGGTGTCGCAGACGTGGAAGGTTGATGTAAGGAACGCGCCCTTTCTCTACCATGCGTAACATAACCCCTTCTAAGCCCCAAAGCATGGTATAATATAGCGCCCGTTCGGGGTCAGGCGTCACGGTATCTGTCAATAAAACTGGGATCATTTATTCATTCTTTTGAATTTTATATATATGCAACTGCTATAGAATGTGAAATCGCTCAACACAAGATTACAAACAAGTTTAATAAACACAACAACTTAAACTCTATTCATAAACCAAGGTTTTTGTGTCATTTACTGTGTATTCGAACATAGTGCCGTTTTTGGAATGACAATTGCTTGTCGTCTTATTTAAATCGAAAACGTTTTAACCAATACTTTTCCGTTTGAAGACCAATTTACAAATAGCACTTGAAGCCTTTCAGGAAATAGAACAACATCTTGTTTGGATTAAGCGTATTCTCTGGATGGGCGGGATGCTTGCGCTTGGAACCGCACCCATTTTTTTGTACATGTCTGCCGATTTACCCACGCCTCCTTTAAGACAATCCGCCATTTATTATTTATTGGTGCTCTCGGCTTATTTAATGTACGGCAGTTTCACGTATCGAAAGTTGGTTTATTTAAACCGTTATTTTAGGTTAGAGCAACGATTTTTGCACCATCACCAAGCAGAGGATGGTCTTTGGCAAACCCTGCAAAACCCCGACAACATTTGGGCGCCCAGCTATACCTTTCAGTTTTTACGAGCAACACTGAAGCGTTATCTGCCGGATGAGTCAAACACGGAAAAAAAACCCGCACGATGGAAGGTTTTTTCACGAAAAAAGGCCGAACATCCGCTTTTACCCGCAGAACACTTTGACCAAACACTTGGCCAACTCTGTTTGCCTTGGGTCAATCTTTCCATTGCCTTTTGGGCGAGCATGGCCTGGATCATGTATCGTACTCCCAGCCGGATTCCAGACCTCATTTGGCAAAATTATGCCGGATGGTTTGCAGCTTCGGCAGTTGTCCTAATTCTTGCATTCGCTTTTGAAATTTGGGGTATATATAAAAGAATCGGGCTTTACCAAGCATTTCCCCGTTTACGTGAAGGCGTTATGGGTTTTTCTATGGATGTTTTACAAACGGTTCCCAATTTATTGCCAGATTGGACATCGCCTTTAGCGCATACCCCTCAAGAAGAGGTCAAAGAAGCGAAAGAAGTTCTTCACCTTCAGCAAATTGGCAAAAAGGCGAAGTCAAAACCCCAAAACCTAAAAAAGAAAAAAAATGCCCACACACCAGCCGCCAGTCTTTGGGTCACGGCCAACCCTGTAGGGAATAAACCAGTGGCGTCGCCGTCAAAACCGGAAGAGGTTCCTAATCTTTTTATTCCTTTGGACGTATTGCTCACCCTTCCGACAGCAGAAGTCACGTTAGAACCAGAGCCTTCGAGCCTCTCTGAACACTTTATGCTGACGGTAACTCCCGAACTAACCCACTCCCCTAAGCAAGACCCAGAACCAGACACCGAGGCGCAGGACTTCACGTTTGAAATGGATCCAGAACCGGATACCCTTACCGATGACTGGCTTCCGGTTCCCATCTATGGTGGCAAACCCATGGCACTTCCCCAAGCCATCTCGGAGGAAGACCTCCCGCGTATGCCAGAAAGACGGTGGGGGGACAGTCTATCCGTTCCAGAGTCCTTCGTACAAGACATGCCACAAAACCCAAAAGAAGTGATTTTTATCGGGAAACTTAGTTCAAATGCGTCTGGGCAAGCCGTTCTGACGATGCAGCCTATTGGCGAAACGGATCCTATCGTAAATTCAACGCTTGATGCCACAACATTCCCGACCCCGTCGGAGAATACGCCACTTTCCGAAAACCCGCTTTTACCCACATTTTCCTCTTTGGCCGATTTGGTTTAGCCCCGTACCAAGAAGTTATATTGGGATTTTCTTTAGGCGATACGACAAGTTATATCTTCTGACCGTACTATTAATGAATGAAGAATAGAAAATATCGCTCCGATGGTGCTACAACGGGTCGCCCACAGTTTGATTCACCCAAACTTACGTTGGTAGCAGTTTGGGATTTGTTGTCCATCATTAACCCAAAGTACACGTTCTTTCTACTTCTACGACGATTTATGAATCGCCCTAAAACACGTTCTTCCTTTCTTTGCATTTGGCCTTGCATCTTTATTAGACAACGACCGTAGGGTATTGGGTATTTAAAAACCAAAATCTTAACACACCATGTCACAAACAAAAGAACGCATTAAGCAATTGGAAATTAAAGGCAATGAGCTTGTTACGAAAGTAAAAGAACTCATTGAAGAAGGCAATACGAAGAAGATCATCATCAAGCGTGAAGGGAAAGTTTTGATGGAAGTGCCCTTGTCGTATGGCGTTGGCGGAACCCTTATAGCTGTTGCCTTTGCCCCCATATTGGCTGCCATTGGTGCATTGGCGGCATTGGTATCCGACGTCACCCTTGAGGTTGTCCCCAATGCGCCGGAAGACGACCTGCTTGAATCGAAAGATGAAGACCTTCCAGCATAACACCCCGTTCATTTTGGGCATTTTTCAACAACCACATCTCGTTTAGGGGTGTGGTTTTTTATAACGTGATTTCACGATCCGCCAATGGCTTCGCGGCCATTTTGCTACGAATTTTAAGCATATACATCAGTACGCCAACCATCACGACGCCGCCAAACACGCCGGGGCCATAACTGCCCAATTTGGCGAGCAATACACCACCGATAATGGGCGCGAGAATTCTGGTTAGGCTATCAAACGAAGCACCAATGCCTAAGACCTGCCCCACTTCGTGCGGTTCCACCGCTTTTGTAATTAGGGAATTGATCATCGTTCCTGCTAAACCCATTCCAACCGCAAAAAAAGTAATGACCAACAATAAAAAGGGGACATTCGTGGTCACTGCCCAACCAAACAAGCCCAGAATGAGGGAAACAGCACCGTATAAAAGCAATTGTGGTTCTTTATAGCGCCGAGACAAGTAACCAATCATGCCACCTTGCATGACTGCGGAGGCGAAGCCCACATAGGTTAAGACATAACCGGCATGTTGTGCCGATAGTGCAAGGGGTTGACCAGAGGCATACAGGGAAAAAACTGCTGGAAAGATACCGGAGGCTAAAGTTGTCCAGAAGCGCAACCGGAACAATGGCCCCACTTTAGGACGCACAAACGTCTGCCACATGATCGGTAGCCCCATCTTAGGGCGCGGCATTTGCAGAATCATGGCCCGTTTTTCGTTGGTCAAAGACTCTGGCAATGCGAGATAAACCATCGCCAAGTTGAAGGTGGACACCGCAAAAGCCACCCATGCCGGAACCGTATAGCCCCATTGGCTTAAAAATCCGCCCAATGCTGGTCCCAAGATAAATCCTAAACCAAAGGCTGCCCCGATCATCCCCAAGCCCTTAGCCCTGTTTTGATCGTCCGTCGTATCGGTTATGTAGGCTTGTGCAACAGAGATATTCCCGCCCGTTAAGCCATCAAGCATCCGGCTTAAAAACATGAGCAGGAGGATGAGTTTAAAGGCATTAGGCGTTCCATATCCAAAGACCCAAAACCCGATCGCTTCTGCCAGTGCCAGTAGTAAAAAGCCGATCCCTGTGCCAGCAACACTAATCAATAAAACAGGCCGTCGCCCACGGACATCCGACCATCGCCCCAGTAATGGCGCACCGACAAATTGTAGGAGGGCATAGGAAGCCACCAACAGACCAATCATGATCTCGCCGGCACCATATGCCTTGGCGTAATAGGGTAAAAGCGGGAGGATTAGTCCATACCCCAGCACATCTACAAAAAGAATCAGAAAGATGGTAAAAAGTTGACGATTTTGCATACTGCGTGGGTTAGCGCAAAGCGAGAAGCAAGGTTTTTATTTACACTTAAGATACACCTGATTGCCCTTAAAACCATACGTGGGATTGCATTATTAATACAACCCCACGTCTTAGGATTTCACGTTAAACCGTCGCTTATACCCCCGGAACTGGTGTAAGCCAACCATAAGGATCTTCCCCACGGATAACAATGTCGAAGAATTTGTCTTGGATGACGGCCGTTAAAGGCCCACGCTTTCCGGAACCAATTTTATAGTGATCCACCGACCGAATTGGGGTGATTTCGGCAGCCGTTCCTGTAAAAAACAACTCGTCTGCAATATAGAGGGCTTCGCGCGGGATTTGCCCCTCAACTACTTTCATACCCATGTCCTGCACAATGGTCAAGATGGCATCGCGGGTAATGCCAGGCAAGATAGAAAGTCCCGAAGGTGCAGTATAAAGTACACCATCGCGAATGACGAATAGGTTCTCGCCGCTTCCTTCGGCCACATAGCCATGTACATTGAGCATAATCCCTTCATCAAAACCCTTCAGGATTGCATCCATTTTTACCAATTGTGCATTCAGGTAATTCCCGCCTGCTTTAGCCAATGCCGGAAAGGTGTTGGGGGCCATGCGGTTCCAGTTGGCCACTTGGACATCCACCCCATTTTCAAGGGCTTCTGGGCCGAGGTATGCCCCCCATTCCCAAACAGCAATCATGGATTCCACTTTGTTTTTGAGGGGATTCACGCCGAGAGAACCCATCCCACGCCAAACCAATGGACGGATGTAACACGCGGGTAAGTTGGCCGTTTGGATTGTTGTGATGGCCGCGTCACAAAGTTGCTCCAAGGAATAAGGAACCTCCATGCGATAGATCTTTGCAGAATCCACCAAGCGCCGCATATGTTCTTCTAAACGGAAAATGGCAGAGCCTTTCTCTGTGCGATAACAACGAATACCTTCAAAAACCGAAGATCCGTAATGCAGCGCATGAGACAGGACGTGTACGGTTGCATTTTCATAGGGGATCATCTCCCCATTAAACCAGATTTTGTGTTCCATTTTGTTACGTCTTAATTGTATCGCCCAATTATAGGCTAAGATTTATTTTTGAGACCTATAAGGTAATTGCGGATCATCTTTGATACAAAGGTTGTATGGGCTTCCCTATGCGTTTTATTAAACAATTCGTGTGTACACCCAAAACAACATGCCGTTTAATTTTGAAGACAGTGTGGATTCTCTTACAGATGGCAAAAAAACGCTTTTAGGTTTAACTTTTTAAGTTTCTGGCAGCATTTTTGCATTTTAATTGTTTGCTACCTTTTGTACATTCATGCTCCCCCATTCCTCCCCCCCTCAGGTATTCGTTTTGCAGTATAGCGGTATGGTGACCGTGTTTACAACTTTTCAGGTCTGTACTTCATCGAAGAATATACCCCCGGTTGTCTGCAAAGTCGGCAAATTTTTTTAACCTAACTTAGCCGGAGCCTGCTATGGAGCGCACCAGCCCACACCAATTTTTATTTTTTGTTCTTCTGTTTTTCTGTTTTCATGCGGCTAAGGCCAATGTGATGCCGCGCACCCTTGGTACAACAAAAACGAATACCGATAGCTTGGAGGAACGGCTACAAAGCATGACGCTTTCCGAGAAATTGGGGCAAATGCTATTGGTGGATTTTAACGTGGCAGCCCTTCCGGGTGGACTAAAGACGCCCGATCAGGCGATTCGAGAATTGCACATTGGTGGATTTTGGATCCAAAAGAAAATGAATCCAGACCAACTCCGCCGCGCTATTTCACGCTTGCAGAACAGTACTGATATCCCACTTTTCTTTGCCGCAGACTACGAGCGTGGCGCCGGATACAATGGCAATGTCCTGACCGAGTTGCCCTCCAGTATGGCCATTGGCGCAACGCGCGATCCTCGAATGGCGGAATTGGCGGGACGGGTTGTGGCAAAGGAAAGCCGGGCTTTGGGCGTTAATGTGGTTTTTGCACCGGTTGCCGACGTAAACAACAACCCACAAAATCCTATTATTAATATCCGATCGTTCGGAGAAGACCCGCAGTTGGTTGCCGATATGTCGGAAGCCTTTGTACGCGGTGCAGAACGGGGAGGCTTATTGACCACCCTCAAACACTTCCCCGGTCATGGGAATACCGCAACCGATACGCACTCCGAACAAACCTCGGTTCCGGGTAAGCGCTCTGAATTAGACCGGACTGAACTGCGCCCCTATCATCAAATTTTACGCTCCAAAACGCCGCCAGCTTTTGTCATGACGGGACATTTGGCCGTTCCCGGATTAGACCCCTCCGGCGCACCTGCCACGTTTAGCAAAGCGATGCTCGAAGGCATTCTGCGGAATGAAATGGGATTTGATGGCATCATCATTACGGACGGCATTAACATGGGAGCCATCACCAAACATTATCCCTTTGAAGAAACCATTGTCAGGCCGATAGAAGCTGGGGCAGATATTGTTCTCTTACCAACCAATCCGCGACGTGCGATTGAGGCGCTTAAGGATGCTGTTTCCACCGGACGCTTAACAGAAGAACGCATTGACCAATCCGTCCGTCGGATTTTGCGTGCAAAAGAACGGATTGAGATACCACGCGCCTTGACCTCGGATACGGGTTATATGGCCGGAACAATTGCGATGGAGATTGGCTCCGAGGGGCCTGAACTTGCACAAATGATTGCCGACCGCGCCGTTACGTTGTTAAAGAACGAAGACGACACGTTGCCTCTGGCGGAAAACTCGCGGGTATCGTTGGTTCAACTCACTTTCCAACGCACGGCCAGCGGCTTTTCTGAAGCGATGGGCACACTTGCACGCGGCCTTTCTAATGCTGGACACACGGTTTCAGAATGTCGCGTAATGGCGGCTTCTAAGTTGTGTGATGCCAAAAATGCGACCATTTCCAGTATCATGAGCCAAGTGAACGAGTCGGATGTCGTGGTCTTATCGCTTTACCTTCGTCCGAGTGAGCGACGGGGTAATGTGGCCTTAAATGCAGACCAATCCGCACTCGCCCGTCAAATTTTGGCTTCGGGGAAAAAAGTTGTGGTCATCACCTTTGGTAATCCATACATCATGGATGAGTTCCGAAATGTAGATGCGCTTGTGGTTGGTTATGACCAAGCCAAGCATACCGCAAAAGCCATGTCGCGCTTGCTCACCGGTAACCTGCGTGCTTCGGGCAAACTTCCGGTGTCTTTGGAATATTTTGAGTTCGGGACAAATCTTGGTGTAAATACCCCATCACGTCGTTCGTCACCCGCCGAACCGCTGCGGAACTGGTCACCTTCTAAACCAGAAACGGGTTTAAGAACCTTCTAAATTATACGAAAAGCAATTTCTAAAGCCTCCGGCATATTTGCGGGAGGCTTATTTTATTTGTAAACCCTTGAGCAATAACTTCACAGCTCTTTTAAAAATGGGCATGGGATCCCTTGTTCACGCGGCGACCATTACCCGTTTGAGATAGTCAACATTTTCCTGTACAGACTTTGGCCCACCAAAAACGGCATTTCCGGCGACCAAGACATTCGCTCCTGCATTTACCAAGGTTCGGGCATTTTGGGCCGTTACCCCACCATCCACTTGCAAATATGGGGTGAGATGGAGGGCATTTAAACTGTTTCGTAGTCGGCGGATTTTATCGGTCGTCGAGGGGATAAATTTTTGACCTCCAAAGCCCGGATTGACGGACATGATGAGCACGAGATCCACATAAGGCAAGATCTCCTCGATGGCAAGGAGCGAGGTTGCCGGATTAAGGGTAATACCTGCTTTGATGCCCAAATCTTTGATGGCGTGAATGGTACGGTGCAGATGTGGGCAGGTTTCTACATGAACGGTAAGAATGTCCGCACCAGCCGCAACAAAGTCTTTGAGGTAACGATCTGGTTGCTCAATCATTAAATGTACATCCAATAAAGCACCTGTTTCTTCTTTTAGGGTTCCAAGTGCTTTTAGTACGGGTGGTCCAATGGTGATATTGGGCACAAAATGACCGTCCATAACATCCACATGAAGCCAATCTGCTCCGGCTTGGAGGGCTTCTCGACAGTGTTCACGCAGACGTCCGAAATCGGCAGAGAGAATAGAAGGTGCAAGCAAAGGTGTGGTATGGCGCATCTATCAACGGAATGGTTGTGGAGAACAGTCACAAAATAACAACATTGTGTTCAACTCATTTCGAGATTTCAAGAAGTCCGTTGATTGGCATCATGAAAAAGATGTGGGTAACATAAGGATGTAAATGCCTTTTCGAAAACACGGTATTAGGGTGCTGCTCGGAATATTGACCTGTGTTGGTGCGAACAACTTTTCGATTTCAGCATGGCTGTTTCGGCATTTTTCGTTCAACACATTATTTATAAAGGACAAAGAACTTGTGTCGGTGCATGACACACTTTGGGCGAAATCATGATGGGGATAACCAAAAAAATCGCCGTATGTAGCGGCCTGATTTGCCACCTACTTACGACGATTTTGATCTTTTCTTTATAATGTCTGAAAAATTTGATGAGGGTCTGTATATGACGGTAGGGCTTTAGAAACCGCCACCCATTCCTCTAAAACCACGACCTCGGTTTGGCATAGCTCCAGCGCGTGGTTGCCGCACCCCACCTCTTTTCATACGTTGGTTTTGGGCATTGGCCTTTTCCATCTTTTTACCTGCGGCCATGGCGCGATGAATCTTCACGATTTCGAGTTGTTGTGGTGTCAAAATGCGTTCGTGGGCTGCTTCGGCATCTTGCGCAATGCGCTGCATCTCGTTACGATTTGTATTCCGG of the Rhodothermia bacterium genome contains:
- a CDS encoding M23 family metallopeptidase, with amino-acid sequence MNKVITFFAFLFFMSCNNNKQEQTEKKENNERATKATNPKISITLCQKFETLNNAIRDNKIGFGSALKEIQNQIPKIKSEYYKQGGKDWKEDTWIFPLKGYNLSAIGGGNVNGYIASGYNYFDGNKHGGHPAHDIFIQDNNQDCKDDRTNKYVSVLSLSGGIVLAIENNWDTSSQLRGGKYVWIFDPYTNSLFYYAHNNKILVKSGQLITPGQTIATVGRSGLNAYKKRSPTHLHFTQLKFDYNLYPKPVDPYKILLAAKIH
- a CDS encoding YARHG domain-containing protein, which produces MENENPNNASGQQTINVQVPLADNIASRRPLIPTSFALAIIFFFFTFCDFKCGGQKIGSVTGINLVTGTELKDNDMFTGRETEIPASMWAILSLGAAIIGLGAYLIKEKREALIGTGAGAIGAGSLIILQFVIKSAIDKEAIGQIDVDFQFPYWGALTALCVGGLISYLRMKKTHNIVVSVAPQPTTSSPLAAESITQPQATVSNVSQTNSFDIGEWVGKNKKTVFIGAGRVVGLLILIVAIKYVISLDFGKSKNNIESTQTTQPTYQERNTSNTQSTSSGKYQEASERVLANSDILKLNKYELKIMRNEIYARYGYIFKTADMKAYFESQSWYTPRYNDVTSFLTETEKRNIELIQRYE
- a CDS encoding tyrosine-type recombinase/integrase, with the protein product MVTSKSVYQRRERKKDRYRILSIKMATALREYMAAYKPVYWAFEGQEYGSYSARSVPMILRKAVDKSGVNPYTTVHTLRHSFATHLLAQSMELRYIQALLGHESTKTTEFNTHITQRTIAKFVSPLDPLTYL
- a CDS encoding MBL fold metallo-hydrolase, whose translation is MRIQKFVTGPFQENTYVVDANNEGVLIDPGCASNTERRRVLDYITSRRLQIKHILLTHGHIDHILDLKFFCDHFEMGYQMHTEDLPMIVEAERIAKKYELTIDPPDMPTGFLTEHNTITFGSAQWEIRHTPGHSPGSICFYDAANGFVVAGDVLFAQSVGRTDLWKGAMSVLEQSIRTQLYTLPIETVVYCGHGRETTIGAEIKSNPFVRGVS
- a CDS encoding sugar phosphate isomerase/epimerase, with translation MIPVLLTDTVTPDPERALYYTMLWGLEGVMLRMVEKGRVPYINLPRLRHHLDDAEMPVMAILPGLFEGAVFETQNWMNDLFLLDEAINFAKKMNCSHIEVSGFTAPAVASDRVRALEKAKGIFQKAADKAAKAQIKLAVINEAGGLFERAEQLVDFLTQVAHPNLRAAWDPRTALLLDEDVVSNAEYLAKWVDVVHLRDGKPTALGWEDAVLGKGHLNVAEILGVLHRAGYNGLLVQEVYTEPKGKTGLHSATALIHLIRSVKAGL
- a CDS encoding DUF4342 domain-containing protein, whose translation is MSQTKERIKQLEIKGNELVTKVKELIEEGNTKKIIIKREGKVLMEVPLSYGVGGTLIAVAFAPILAAIGALAALVSDVTLEVVPNAPEDDLLESKDEDLPA
- a CDS encoding MFS transporter yields the protein MQNRQLFTIFLILFVDVLGYGLILPLLPYYAKAYGAGEIMIGLLVASYALLQFVGAPLLGRWSDVRGRRPVLLISVAGTGIGFLLLALAEAIGFWVFGYGTPNAFKLILLLMFLSRMLDGLTGGNISVAQAYITDTTDDQNRAKGLGMIGAAFGLGFILGPALGGFLSQWGYTVPAWVAFAVSTFNLAMVYLALPESLTNEKRAMILQMPRPKMGLPIMWQTFVRPKVGPLFRLRFWTTLASGIFPAVFSLYASGQPLALSAQHAGYVLTYVGFASAVMQGGMIGYLSRRYKEPQLLLYGAVSLILGLFGWAVTTNVPFLLLVITFFAVGMGLAGTMINSLITKAVEPHEVGQVLGIGASFDSLTRILAPIIGGVLLAKLGSYGPGVFGGVVMVGVLMYMLKIRSKMAAKPLADREITL
- a CDS encoding branched-chain amino acid transaminase yields the protein MEHKIWFNGEMIPYENATVHVLSHALHYGSSVFEGIRCYRTEKGSAIFRLEEHMRRLVDSAKIYRMEVPYSLEQLCDAAITTIQTANLPACYIRPLVWRGMGSLGVNPLKNKVESMIAVWEWGAYLGPEALENGVDVQVANWNRMAPNTFPALAKAGGNYLNAQLVKMDAILKGFDEGIMLNVHGYVAEGSGENLFVIRDGVLYTAPSGLSILPGITRDAILTIVQDMGMKVVEGQIPREALYIADELFFTGTAAEITPIRSVDHYKIGSGKRGPLTAVIQDKFFDIVIRGEDPYGWLTPVPGV
- a CDS encoding glycoside hydrolase family 3 C-terminal domain-containing protein; the encoded protein is MERTSPHQFLFFVLLFFCFHAAKANVMPRTLGTTKTNTDSLEERLQSMTLSEKLGQMLLVDFNVAALPGGLKTPDQAIRELHIGGFWIQKKMNPDQLRRAISRLQNSTDIPLFFAADYERGAGYNGNVLTELPSSMAIGATRDPRMAELAGRVVAKESRALGVNVVFAPVADVNNNPQNPIINIRSFGEDPQLVADMSEAFVRGAERGGLLTTLKHFPGHGNTATDTHSEQTSVPGKRSELDRTELRPYHQILRSKTPPAFVMTGHLAVPGLDPSGAPATFSKAMLEGILRNEMGFDGIIITDGINMGAITKHYPFEETIVRPIEAGADIVLLPTNPRRAIEALKDAVSTGRLTEERIDQSVRRILRAKERIEIPRALTSDTGYMAGTIAMEIGSEGPELAQMIADRAVTLLKNEDDTLPLAENSRVSLVQLTFQRTASGFSEAMGTLARGLSNAGHTVSECRVMAASKLCDAKNATISSIMSQVNESDVVVLSLYLRPSERRGNVALNADQSALARQILASGKKVVVITFGNPYIMDEFRNVDALVVGYDQAKHTAKAMSRLLTGNLRASGKLPVSLEYFEFGTNLGVNTPSRRSSPAEPLRNWSPSKPETGLRTF